Proteins co-encoded in one Paraburkholderia terrae genomic window:
- a CDS encoding DUF2939 domain-containing protein, producing MAGLVRMKGRVGRPLLIALIVIVVVAALGYAYASPYIALDRLKRAADSRDVETVNAYVDYPALRDSLKLQVTGLLTRRLDVQHNGNPLAAIGAMIGVALIGPLVDAYATPDGVAALLNGIPPRGEPGERPPPPPAARADNPAPNSPPTLAPASSQANANSNTPPQPPQTTAGYRGVNEFVVSYQHGVGDTRYAAIFRRQGLFTWKLSAVDLNG from the coding sequence ATGGCAGGTTTGGTAAGGATGAAAGGCCGGGTTGGCCGGCCACTTCTGATCGCGCTGATTGTGATCGTCGTCGTGGCTGCGCTGGGTTACGCGTACGCATCGCCGTATATCGCGCTCGACCGGCTCAAACGCGCCGCCGATTCCCGCGATGTGGAAACGGTCAACGCGTACGTCGATTACCCGGCGCTACGCGACAGCCTCAAGCTACAGGTCACGGGATTGCTGACGCGCAGGCTCGACGTGCAGCACAACGGCAATCCGCTTGCCGCCATCGGCGCGATGATCGGCGTTGCATTGATTGGTCCGCTCGTCGATGCCTATGCGACGCCGGATGGAGTCGCCGCGTTGCTCAACGGTATTCCGCCGCGCGGCGAACCGGGCGAGCGCCCGCCTCCTCCGCCCGCTGCTCGAGCGGACAATCCGGCGCCCAACTCGCCACCAACACTGGCGCCCGCATCTAGCCAGGCTAACGCCAATAGCAACACGCCGCCGCAGCCGCCGCAAACCACGGCGGGATATCGCGGTGTCAATGAGTTCGTTGTGAGCTATCAGCACGGTGTCGGCGACACGCGCTATGCGGCGATCTTTCGTAGGCAGGGGCTTTTCACGTGGAAGCTGTCAGCCGTCGATCTAAACGGCTGA
- a CDS encoding universal stress protein codes for MASYNKILLCYDGSREGRKALRCGANLALDLGAETHLLSVVDMRSSIAQSAGLLTDVACGSFEKTAREILQEGVDWLTERGVKATGHFAFGHPIDEIASLATELHVDLVVVGHRCRTGLSRWWMGAGNTPLLDRVSCSILVACSSAAEEEQAAA; via the coding sequence ATGGCGAGCTACAACAAGATTCTGCTGTGCTATGACGGCTCGCGTGAAGGCCGCAAGGCATTGCGTTGCGGCGCGAATCTGGCGCTCGATCTGGGCGCGGAGACGCATTTGCTGTCGGTCGTCGACATGCGTTCGAGCATTGCGCAAAGCGCAGGCCTGCTGACGGACGTCGCATGCGGCAGCTTCGAAAAGACCGCGCGTGAAATCCTTCAGGAAGGCGTCGACTGGCTCACGGAACGTGGCGTGAAGGCGACGGGGCATTTCGCGTTTGGTCATCCCATCGACGAAATCGCGTCGCTGGCGACCGAGTTGCACGTCGATCTCGTTGTGGTCGGGCATCGTTGCCGCACGGGACTGTCGCGCTGGTGGATGGGCGCGGGCAATACGCCGCTGCTGGACCGCGTGTCGTGCAGCATTCTGGTCGCGTGCTCGTCGGCGGCTGAAGAGGAGCAGGCGGCTGCGTGA
- the nodI gene encoding nodulation factor ABC transporter ATP-binding protein NodI, whose product MSEAAIEFHQVEKRYGEKTVVDGLSFHVRKGECFGLLGPNGAGKTTTLRMLLGIAAPDAGSIRLCGEPIPIRSRFARARVGVVPQFDNLDPDFTVRENLLVFGRYFGLSGAQCRAMVPTLLEFARLESKADARVGELSGGMKRRLTLARALINDPDVLIMDEPTTGLDPQARHLIWERLRSLLARGKTILLTTHFMEEAERLCHRLCVIEEGRKIAEGAPNELIASEIGCDVIEVYGPDPATLRDELAPLSVRTEISGETLFCYVDDPQPVHARLKQRAGLRYLHRPANLEDVFLRLTGREMQD is encoded by the coding sequence ATGTCTGAAGCTGCAATCGAATTTCATCAGGTCGAGAAGCGCTACGGCGAGAAAACTGTCGTCGACGGCTTGTCGTTTCATGTGCGCAAGGGCGAATGTTTCGGGCTGCTCGGTCCCAATGGCGCGGGCAAGACCACGACGCTGCGCATGCTGCTCGGCATTGCGGCACCCGATGCAGGCAGCATCCGTCTGTGCGGCGAACCGATTCCAATACGCTCGCGCTTCGCGCGGGCGCGTGTCGGCGTCGTGCCGCAGTTCGACAATCTCGATCCTGATTTCACGGTCCGCGAAAACCTGCTCGTGTTCGGCCGCTACTTCGGCCTGTCCGGCGCGCAGTGTCGCGCGATGGTGCCGACGCTGCTCGAATTCGCGCGGCTCGAAAGCAAGGCCGATGCGCGCGTCGGCGAGCTGTCGGGCGGGATGAAGCGGCGGCTCACGCTCGCACGCGCGCTCATCAACGACCCTGACGTGCTCATCATGGACGAGCCGACGACAGGCCTCGATCCGCAGGCGCGCCATCTGATTTGGGAACGGCTGCGCTCGTTGCTCGCGCGCGGCAAGACGATTCTGCTGACCACGCACTTCATGGAAGAAGCCGAGCGCCTGTGTCACCGGCTGTGCGTGATCGAGGAAGGACGCAAGATCGCGGAAGGTGCGCCGAATGAATTGATCGCTTCGGAAATAGGCTGCGACGTGATCGAAGTGTACGGCCCCGATCCCGCGACGCTGCGCGACGAACTGGCGCCGCTGTCGGTGCGCACCGAGATCAGCGGCGAGACGCTCTTCTGTTATGTCGACGATCCGCAACCCGTTCACGCGCGGCTGAAGCAGCGCGCGGGGTTGCGTTATCTGCACCGGCCGGCGAATCTCGAAGACGTGTTTCTGCGTCTGACGGGCCGCGAAATGCAAGACTGA
- a CDS encoding ABC transporter permease: MDLRTYDTPEHAASRERFAALPANAVNWIAVWRRNYLVWRKLALASMFGNLADPMIYLFGLGFGLGLMVGHVDGVSYISFLAAGTVASSVMMSASFESMYSGFSRMHVQRTWEAIMHTPLTLGDIVLGEVVWAGSKAVLSGAAIMVVAGALGYASFPSMLIALPVIVLAGLAFASTAMIVTALAPSYDFFMFYQTLVLTPMLLLSGVFFPLSQLPPAAQFAAQLLPLAHTVDLIRPALLDRPMNDAALHVAVLAAYVVVPFCISAVLFRRRMMR; the protein is encoded by the coding sequence ATGGACTTACGCACCTACGACACCCCCGAGCACGCCGCGTCACGCGAGCGGTTCGCCGCGTTGCCCGCGAACGCCGTCAACTGGATTGCCGTCTGGCGGCGCAACTATCTGGTGTGGCGCAAGCTCGCGCTCGCGTCGATGTTCGGCAATCTCGCCGATCCGATGATCTATCTGTTTGGGCTCGGCTTCGGCCTCGGGCTGATGGTCGGACATGTCGACGGCGTCTCGTACATCTCGTTCCTCGCCGCGGGCACGGTGGCGTCGAGCGTGATGATGTCGGCGAGTTTCGAGTCGATGTATTCGGGCTTTTCGCGGATGCACGTACAGCGCACCTGGGAGGCGATCATGCACACGCCGCTCACGCTCGGCGACATCGTCCTCGGCGAAGTCGTGTGGGCGGGCAGCAAGGCTGTGCTGTCGGGCGCCGCCATTATGGTCGTGGCGGGCGCGCTCGGTTATGCGAGCTTTCCGTCGATGCTCATCGCGCTGCCCGTCATCGTACTGGCGGGGCTTGCGTTTGCGAGCACGGCGATGATCGTGACGGCGCTCGCGCCCTCGTACGATTTCTTCATGTTCTATCAGACGCTGGTGCTCACGCCGATGCTGCTGCTTTCGGGCGTGTTCTTTCCGCTGTCGCAATTGCCACCTGCGGCGCAGTTCGCCGCGCAACTGCTGCCGCTCGCCCACACCGTCGACCTGATCCGTCCGGCGCTTCTCGACCGCCCGATGAACGACGCAGCGCTCCACGTGGCCGTGCTGGCCGCGTATGTGGTGGTGCCGTTCTGCATATCGGCGGTGCTGTTCCGCCGCCGCATGATGCGCTGA
- a CDS encoding permease produces the protein MNATRPTTSSAASTWPIFVLLAIAGLFYVKWFPYYNRAFTAASTHSIGASILMGKASSPPAPSWSAALAYALAYGKAIWQAMVLGLLLGSAVQALLPAHWVARLLGKTGFGSVAAGGLLALPGMMCTCCAAPVVAGLRARQASPGGAIAFWLGNSVLNPATLVFMGFVLGWHWAGLRLVLGIAMVFGLGYLANRLVTPTEAQAADARLVELVGEQRDGNPFARWLSIFARMAVRLVPEYIVLVLLLGAARAWLFPQVGPEIGNDIVWIVALAVAGMLFVIPTAGEVPIVQAMLSLGMGVGPAGALLLTLPPISVPSLAMLARSFRPRVLSVVAVGVVAFGVLAGLLAVALGF, from the coding sequence GCTTTTCTACGTCAAATGGTTTCCGTATTACAACCGCGCATTCACGGCGGCATCGACGCATTCGATCGGCGCGTCGATCCTGATGGGCAAGGCGTCGAGCCCGCCCGCGCCGTCGTGGAGCGCGGCGCTGGCCTACGCGCTCGCGTACGGCAAGGCGATCTGGCAGGCGATGGTGCTCGGCCTGCTGCTCGGCTCGGCGGTGCAGGCCCTGCTACCCGCGCACTGGGTCGCGCGGCTGCTCGGCAAGACGGGCTTCGGCAGTGTCGCGGCGGGCGGCCTGCTTGCGCTGCCGGGAATGATGTGTACGTGCTGCGCGGCGCCCGTCGTCGCCGGACTGCGGGCGCGGCAGGCTTCGCCGGGCGGCGCGATCGCATTCTGGCTCGGCAACTCGGTCCTCAATCCCGCGACGCTCGTGTTCATGGGCTTCGTGCTCGGCTGGCACTGGGCCGGGCTGCGGCTCGTGCTCGGCATCGCGATGGTGTTCGGCCTCGGCTATCTGGCGAACCGGCTCGTGACACCCACAGAAGCGCAAGCGGCCGACGCGCGCCTTGTCGAACTGGTCGGCGAGCAGCGTGACGGCAATCCGTTCGCGCGCTGGCTGTCGATCTTCGCGCGGATGGCCGTGCGCCTCGTGCCGGAATACATCGTGCTGGTCCTGCTGCTCGGCGCGGCGCGCGCGTGGCTCTTTCCGCAAGTCGGGCCGGAGATCGGCAACGACATCGTATGGATCGTGGCACTGGCCGTCGCGGGCATGCTGTTCGTGATCCCGACGGCGGGCGAGGTGCCCATCGTTCAGGCGATGCTGTCGCTCGGCATGGGCGTCGGCCCGGCGGGCGCGCTGCTGCTGACGCTGCCGCCCATCAGCGTGCCGTCGCTCGCGATGCTCGCACGCTCGTTCCGGCCGCGCGTGCTGAGCGTCGTCGCCGTCGGCGTGGTCGCGTTCGGCGTGCTGGCTGGGCTGCTGGCCGTGGCGCTCGGCTTCTGA